From the genome of Fundulus heteroclitus isolate FHET01 chromosome 7, MU-UCD_Fhet_4.1, whole genome shotgun sequence, one region includes:
- the LOC105936141 gene encoding TSC22 domain family protein 1 isoform X2, whose translation MRLSEAGVAVPDSRVCSLAGRETASSMNASCYTVAMDLGVCQLRNFSISFLSSLLSAESSQLKLDSSSSGASVVAIDNKIEQAMDLVKSHLMYAVREEVEVLKEQIKELIERNSQLEQENTLLKTLASPEQMAQFQAQVQTGSPPAPQTAAPTGPPGAAALAPPASHSSGPSA comes from the exons ATGCGCCTGTCCGAGGCCGGTGTGGCGGTGCCGGACTCCCGGGTTTGTTCGTTGGCCGGCCGTGAGACCGCGAGCAGCATGAACGCGTCGTGCTACACCGTGGCGATGGATCTGGGCGTCTGCCAGCTGAGAAATTTCTCCATCTCGTTTCTGTCGTCGCTGCTGAGCGCGGAGAGCTCTCAGCTGAAGCTCGACAGCAG CTCGTCCGGAGCCAGCGTGGTGGCCATCGACAACAAGATTGAGCAGGCGATG GATCTGGTGAAGAGCCACCTGATGTACGCCGTGCGCGAGGAGGTGGAGGTCCTGAAGGAGCAGATCAAGGAGCTGATAGAGCGTAACTcccagctggagcaggagaacaCGCTGCTGAAGACACTGGCCAGCCCCGAACAGATGGCCCAGTTCCAGGCCCAGGTTCAGACCGGCTCGCCGCCCGCCCCCCAGACGGCCGCGCCGACGGGACCCCCGGGCGCCGCCGCCCTCGCCCCGCCTGCCTCGCACAGCTCCGGGCCCTCAGCATAG